A genomic segment from Thermodesulfobacteriota bacterium encodes:
- a CDS encoding FAD-binding oxidoreductase, whose translation MLTQTEINELINIVGASGVATAPCMMDTYAFYMNPEVLIKDGGRWAPRPSAVVLPASAEEVRAIVQYANRSGLKVKPLSTGFGTWAAASRDRVIILDLKRMNRIIEIDVNNRIAVIEPYVRAIDLQTEVMKHGLNVHVVSCGGNHSVLASATAAWGYGLSGASMGYSGRNLLGVEWVLPTGEIYHLGSAGDCGRWFSADGPGPSVRGVMRGFQGTMGGLGVFTKCAVKLYKWDGPDRWEVTGACPRYVLTEKFPRLAFHALSFPSGQAMREAGYLMGEAELEYSQFRTPMFFMVLGLTDHNEELKAFLDSGVFQKMTRHVLVNAVVGHSEGEFAWKMKALKKILRRTRGVRLPLNVKPTAVQLRWMGRLTKYLKDPLFILRRLPFLQDLANALPLDRRQDMDAYSRMFWLLIRHANNTQGTFRPSQGMFTTLGSFDTWDLGVTQSDWIAEAKKEYINKELILDDEGDLGCGGLFEHGHLGYLEGIGLYDPKNPASVMAAGELVEKGVAASISNAMGVPIAAFGHEMNKRFGPECHHYHQWLAKIKAALDPNDASDSFFYYQTDDNE comes from the coding sequence ATGCTGACGCAGACCGAAATCAATGAACTGATCAATATCGTCGGCGCCTCCGGGGTGGCCACCGCGCCGTGCATGATGGACACCTACGCTTTTTACATGAACCCGGAGGTGCTGATCAAAGACGGCGGACGCTGGGCGCCTAGGCCGTCGGCGGTGGTGCTGCCGGCGTCGGCGGAAGAAGTCCGGGCGATCGTTCAATACGCCAATCGTTCCGGCTTAAAGGTCAAACCGCTGTCCACGGGTTTCGGCACCTGGGCGGCGGCTTCCCGGGACCGGGTGATTATCCTCGACCTGAAGCGGATGAACCGGATCATCGAGATCGACGTCAACAACCGCATCGCGGTGATCGAGCCTTATGTCCGGGCCATTGACCTGCAGACCGAGGTGATGAAACACGGTCTGAACGTGCACGTGGTTTCCTGCGGCGGCAACCATTCGGTGCTGGCTTCCGCCACGGCCGCCTGGGGTTACGGGTTGAGCGGGGCCTCCATGGGGTACAGCGGCCGCAATCTGCTGGGCGTGGAATGGGTGCTGCCTACCGGGGAGATTTACCATCTCGGCAGCGCCGGCGACTGCGGTCGCTGGTTTTCCGCCGACGGGCCGGGGCCCTCTGTCCGGGGGGTGATGCGCGGTTTCCAGGGCACCATGGGGGGGCTGGGCGTTTTCACCAAGTGCGCCGTCAAACTGTATAAGTGGGATGGACCGGATCGCTGGGAGGTGACCGGCGCCTGCCCCCGTTATGTGCTCACGGAGAAGTTTCCCCGCCTGGCCTTTCACGCCCTGTCCTTCCCTTCGGGCCAGGCCATGCGCGAGGCCGGATACCTCATGGGCGAGGCCGAGCTGGAATATTCACAGTTCCGGACCCCCATGTTTTTCATGGTCCTGGGCCTGACCGACCACAATGAGGAGTTGAAGGCGTTCCTCGACAGCGGCGTCTTTCAGAAGATGACCCGGCATGTACTCGTCAATGCCGTGGTTGGCCATTCCGAGGGTGAATTCGCCTGGAAGATGAAGGCCCTGAAAAAAATCCTGCGCCGGACCCGGGGGGTGAGGCTGCCGCTGAACGTCAAGCCCACGGCTGTCCAGTTGCGGTGGATGGGGCGGCTGACGAAATATCTCAAGGACCCCCTGTTTATACTGCGGCGGCTTCCTTTTCTCCAGGACCTGGCCAACGCCCTTCCGCTTGACCGCCGGCAGGACATGGACGCCTACTCCCGGATGTTCTGGCTGCTGATCCGGCATGCCAACAACACGCAAGGCACCTTCCGGCCGTCCCAGGGCATGTTTACCACCCTGGGCTCCTTTGATACCTGGGATCTGGGCGTGACGCAATCCGACTGGATTGCCGAGGCCAAGAAGGAGTATATTAATAAGGAACTGATTCTGGATGATGAGGGCGACCTCGGCTGCGGTGGCCTGTTTGAACACGGACATCTGGGGTACCTGGAGGGTATCGGGCTGTATGATCCCAAGAATCCGGCCTCGGTCATGGCGGCCGGCGAACTGGTTGAAAAGGGCGTGGCGGCCTCCATCAGCAACGCCATGGGGGTTCCCATCGCGGCCTTCGGGCACGAGATGAACAAGCGTTTCGGGCCGGAATGCCATCATTATCACCAGTGGCTGGCCAAGATTAAAGCGGCCCTCGATCCCAATGACGCCTCGGATTCTTTTTTTTATTATCAAACGGATGATAATGAATAA
- a CDS encoding 4Fe-4S binding protein, with protein sequence MTEDIYLKLGERLNKNFMRLPLGEPVLNFLKKAFSPEQAEIAAGLPMGAHPLEHLAGVLNRDPDELYAIFDRMADRGLIFIHRDEAGVNHYSLPPFFPGIVEFQTMRGTENPEDVEMARTVKAMMDYLDEVGRELFKNPEVANRVLPAGLRTLTVEQEIPADATVMPFEQVSAIISQESSFGVVCCHCRHQAKLTGHPCRVENVPERTCFYFGRVADFMIERGFARRVTKEECLDILKRCEAAGLVHNINNYLGRSLVLCNCCSCCCDFLVRMKKYRGLQSVARSNFMASVDPETCTGCGACVSRCQMEALTLVDDVVSLTEIYCIGCGNCASVCPSGALKMVRHADVKPVELTFEFPGLGL encoded by the coding sequence ATGACGGAAGATATTTACCTGAAACTGGGCGAGCGGTTGAATAAAAATTTCATGAGACTGCCCCTGGGCGAACCGGTTCTAAACTTTCTGAAAAAGGCCTTTTCGCCGGAGCAGGCGGAAATCGCCGCCGGCCTGCCCATGGGCGCCCATCCCCTGGAGCATCTGGCCGGCGTGCTGAACCGCGATCCGGACGAACTGTATGCGATTTTCGACCGGATGGCGGACCGGGGTCTCATCTTCATTCACCGGGATGAGGCCGGTGTCAACCATTATTCCCTGCCGCCGTTTTTCCCCGGGATCGTTGAGTTCCAGACCATGCGCGGCACGGAGAATCCGGAAGACGTGGAAATGGCCCGGACCGTCAAGGCCATGATGGACTACCTGGACGAGGTGGGCAGGGAACTGTTTAAAAATCCGGAGGTGGCCAACCGGGTGCTTCCGGCCGGCTTGCGAACCCTGACCGTGGAACAGGAAATTCCTGCCGACGCCACGGTCATGCCGTTTGAACAGGTCAGCGCCATTATCAGTCAGGAAAGCTCCTTCGGGGTTGTGTGCTGCCACTGCCGGCATCAGGCCAAGCTGACCGGTCATCCCTGCCGGGTTGAAAATGTTCCGGAACGGACCTGTTTTTATTTCGGCCGGGTCGCGGACTTCATGATTGAGCGGGGGTTTGCCCGGCGGGTGACGAAAGAAGAGTGCCTGGATATCCTCAAGCGGTGTGAGGCGGCCGGGCTGGTTCATAACATCAACAACTATCTGGGCCGGTCCCTGGTGCTGTGCAACTGCTGCAGCTGCTGCTGCGATTTCCTGGTACGCATGAAAAAGTACCGGGGACTCCAGAGCGTGGCCCGTTCCAATTTCATGGCCAGCGTGGACCCCGAGACCTGTACCGGTTGCGGCGCCTGCGTTTCGCGCTGCCAGATGGAAGCCCTGACACTGGTCGATGATGTCGTGTCCCTGACGGAGATTTACTGCATCGGGTGCGGCAACTGCGCCTCCGTCTGCCCGTCCGGCGCGCTGAAAATGGTCCGGCACGCGGACGTCAAACCGGTCGAACTAACCTTTGAGTTCCCCGGCCTGGGGTTATAG